The Nocardia vinacea genome contains the following window.
TCGGCGGATGGCGACCGCGCCGGTCGAACCGGATGAACCGCATCGGCCCGCGCTGACCGAGCGGGAGACCGAAGTCTTGCGGATGGTGGCGAAAGGCTTGTCCGCCAAGCAGATTGCGTCGCGGCTCGGGCTCAGCCATCGAACTGTGGAGAACCATGTGCAGGCGACCTTGCGGAAGTTGCAGTTGGCCAACCGGGTTGAACTGACTCGCTATGCGATCGAGCAGGGGCTGGAGTAGGTGGGTTCTCGAGCAGGTGCGCAACGGTTGTGAATACGTGGCCGTAACGGGTTCTCGAGTAGGCGGGAAATGGTTCTCGATTAGGTGGCGCAACGGCTCTCGGGCTCCTGCGCGGCGGTTTCGGTCCCCAAAGGTTCCATTCGTGGCCCGATCATCCTGCGGGGGTCCATGTGCCGGGCGCAGTAGGAACATTCGCCGTCCTACACCGGGCACCCAGTCGCGCTAGTGGGCACCTTGTACACGAGGTGCCCGGTGGTGAGCCGGGGTGCCCGGGGTGCGTCCTCCGCCGCCGGTTCGGCGTATTGGTGCCCGGTGGTGCAATGGAGTGCCCCGGTGGCTCGAGGTGCTGTGCGGGCCTGGCTCGCCGACGTGCCTGTGTGATGGGCGGGAAACGGTCCGGATTTGTGTGGAAATCGGTGGGTGTGGAGCGGGGTGCCCCGTGGCTCGGGGGATGTGCGGGCCTGGCTCGCCGACGTGCCTGTGTGATGAGCGGGAAACGGTCCGGATTTGTGTGGAAATCGGTGGGTGTGGAGCGGGGTGCCCCGTGGCTCCGGGGATGTGCGGGCCCGGCTCGCCGACGGACCAGCGTGATGCGCGGGAAACAGTCTCGATCTGCGCGGAAATCGGCGGGATCGGGGCTGGGGGGGCGGGACTCGGGGATTGCCCTGATGCGTGGCGGGTGCTGGGCTCGGTAATCTCGGATTCATGGGTGGCCCCGAATCGGTATCCAACGGTGTCGGCTCCGGTGACGTGGTCGGCGATCGTGAGTTGCGTGTTTCCGATGCCGAACGCGAACATGTCGGTCAACTGCTCCAGCGGGCCGTCGGGCTCGGCATGCTCTCCCTCGGGGAGTTCACCGAGCGGATGGATACCGCGCTGGCTGCCAAGACCCGCGGTGAACTGAATTCCGTGCTTGTCGACCTGCCGGGCGTGCGACTCGTCGGCCAGCCTGCCGCGCCCTCGACATTCGTGAATTCCTCGCCCGCCTTCACAAAGCGGGTCTCACCGCCGCCCTCGGTCCCGTCGCAGGTCACGCCGGGGAATGTGATCCGCAGCCGCCTGTCCGGGGTCAATCGCCGCGGTCGGTGGCAGGTGGCGCCCGCACTGCATCTGAACAACTGGCTCTCCGGTGTCACCCTCGATTTCACCGAGGCGATCATGTCCACCCAGGTCGTAGAGGTGCACGTCGACGACTACCTCAGCTCACTCACCCTCATCGTCCCCGCCGAGGCCACCGTCGACCTCAACGCCGTCGACCTGATCGGCTCCAGCGTCAACAACAAGGTCCGCACCGGCCCGCCCCTCGGCCCACTGCACGTCGTCGTAGAAGGGCGAATCCGCTTCGGCTCGATAACCGCCAAACACTCCCTGCGCGCCCAATGGCGCAAGTTGATGGGTAGCTAGCGCGGACCGACTCGGTGCGGTCGGTCGCCGGGCAGCTCGGGGCGCGGAAGCTCGAACGGCGCAGGCGCGTTGCGGGCAGCAAATTCCGTGCGTTCGGCGGTCTAGCAGCGCGGATCGCGCAAGTCCGATGAGTGAGGCGCAATTGCTCGGTGCGGCGGCTAGGTCTTCGCTGCACACTGGTCAGCAGTGGCCGCTGTGGCACAACTCGCCGATAGCGCCCGCGGCGATGCGGCAAAGCACCTGCGGCTGACGCTGAACTGCCGTGATCGAGCGGGATCTCGACGCCGATCAGGTGTTGACGCCGATGCGGCGGGCGAAGGCGCGCAACGGGACTCGGCGGTCGTGATCCAGTAGTTCGGAGACGATGTGCCGGGGCAGGGACTGGTATTTGATCCAGTCGGCGCCGCCGACGCGTTCGGCGTCGAGCAGGGCGGCGAGGGCGCGCTTGTGCTGACCGGTGCGGGTCAGGGCGACGGCCGTATCGGTGAGGTGGCGGGCGCGGGAGGCCTGGGGCAGACCGCAGTTCGCGGGCATATCCTGGGCGGCGGTCAGTGCCTCCGGATAGCGTTCGGAGCTGATATTCACATCGACCGTCTGCATGACGACTTGTGAAGGGCCGAAATAGGTTTCGTAATCGTGACGATCTACGCCGATGCGCAGCGCGACTTCACCCGCCGCTTGGACCAGCGACAATGCTTCGGGAACATCCTGCGATCGACCGGCCGCGGTCGCGCCCTGCAGTACCAGCGATCCGTACGCGGAC
Protein-coding sequences here:
- a CDS encoding DUF1707 domain-containing protein, producing MGGPESVSNGVGSGDVVGDRELRVSDAEREHVGQLLQRAVGLGMLSLGEFTERMDTALAAKTRGELNSVLVDLPGVRLVGQPAAPSTFVNSSPAFTKRVSPPPSVPSQVTPGNVIRSRLSGVNRRGRWQVAPALHLNNWLSGVTLDFTEAIMSTQVVEVHVDDYLSSLTLIVPAEATVDLNAVDLIGSSVNNKVRTGPPLGPLHVVVEGRIRFGSITAKHSLRAQWRKLMGS